A genomic window from Sulfurospirillum diekertiae includes:
- a CDS encoding FtsX-like permease family protein, whose amino-acid sequence MRSINSHFSIMISVFVLLFSFQFTNVIKSIVNDYATKIVNDYAIVVVSSSELKEEDLKKQIPEIESLSEISSKKILDRLKNDMSSKNLALLQVALPKFYSLKLESIPNKKRVEAIKQKLLSISSITRIETFAKTHEKMFKMFLLLQAMVYIFAFFVAFVAILLIFKQIRIWTYEHNRRMSIMTLFGASFFMKSAMLYRMTLVDSLISSIAVCAIYTIAPKITIVKDFAAELDIMLPEFDLLFEGGILIGASILFSLIAVTIVSRKIGRV is encoded by the coding sequence ATGAGGTCAATTAATAGCCATTTTTCGATTATGATTTCTGTCTTTGTATTGCTCTTTTCATTTCAATTTACAAATGTTATTAAGAGTATTGTCAATGACTATGCAACGAAAATAGTGAATGACTATGCTATTGTTGTGGTCTCTTCATCAGAGCTCAAAGAAGAAGACCTCAAAAAGCAGATTCCAGAAATTGAGTCTTTATCGGAGATTAGTAGTAAAAAGATATTGGATCGTCTTAAAAATGATATGTCATCCAAAAACTTGGCTCTTTTGCAAGTCGCTCTTCCAAAATTTTACTCCTTAAAACTTGAGTCTATTCCTAATAAAAAAAGAGTTGAAGCGATTAAGCAGAAGCTCTTAAGCATTAGTTCGATAACCCGTATTGAAACGTTTGCTAAGACGCATGAAAAGATGTTTAAAATGTTTCTATTACTTCAGGCAATGGTCTATATTTTTGCATTTTTTGTGGCGTTTGTAGCTATACTCCTCATTTTTAAGCAGATTCGCATTTGGACGTATGAACATAACCGTAGAATGTCCATTATGACACTTTTTGGTGCCTCCTTTTTTATGAAAAGTGCAATGTTGTACCGTATGACATTGGTTGATTCGCTCATAAGTTCTATCGCGGTATGTGCAATATATACGATAGCCCCCAAAATAACGATTGTTAAAGATTTTGCAGCAGAACTTGACATTATGCTTCCTGAGTTTGATCTTCTTTTTGAGGGAGGCATCCTGATAGGTGCTTCTATTTTATTCTCTTTGATTGCCGTAACCATTGTTTCTCGTAAGATAGGGCGTGTATGA
- a CDS encoding RluA family pseudouridine synthase produces the protein MEFTCKESKRLDAAMSEALELPRNQVEKLIKNIGVMVDGKLCTKCSTKLVEGNVICYEFAEAEQSSSEYEVNFDVPILYEDDDLLVINKPPFLTVHGAPSVKEATLVDWLKFKRINLSTISGEERHGIVHRIDKETSGALVIAKNNEAHLSLSSQLEDKSMGRYYLAMIDLPLKDNIVVELPIGRSVNNRLKMDVLKKDGRMAKSAFSKLLVSRDGKKELIAAKLFTGRTHQIRVHLQALSRHILGDSLYGFKSQNGTIPRVMLHAYILYLMHPRTGQLLQINAPLWDDFDAYLRHHFSKEEVDEKITLDSIVNGFKLHDQWLRKDA, from the coding sequence ATGGAGTTTACATGTAAAGAGTCAAAAAGGCTTGATGCCGCGATGAGTGAAGCGCTAGAACTACCGCGCAATCAGGTCGAAAAACTCATTAAAAATATCGGTGTTATGGTCGATGGAAAATTGTGCACAAAGTGCAGTACGAAGCTTGTGGAAGGCAATGTCATTTGTTATGAGTTTGCAGAGGCTGAACAGAGTTCAAGTGAGTATGAAGTTAATTTTGATGTGCCTATTTTGTATGAAGATGATGATCTTCTGGTGATTAATAAGCCACCGTTTTTAACGGTTCATGGGGCTCCTAGTGTCAAAGAAGCAACACTCGTGGATTGGCTGAAGTTTAAGCGTATTAATCTTTCTACTATCAGCGGTGAAGAGCGTCATGGTATTGTACACCGCATCGACAAAGAAACCAGTGGTGCGCTAGTGATTGCTAAAAACAATGAAGCGCATTTAAGCCTCTCTTCTCAGTTAGAAGATAAAAGTATGGGGCGATACTATCTCGCCATGATTGATTTGCCTCTCAAAGATAATATTGTTGTTGAGCTGCCTATTGGACGTAGTGTTAATAATCGTTTGAAAATGGATGTCCTTAAAAAAGATGGACGCATGGCAAAAAGTGCTTTTTCAAAACTTTTGGTATCTCGTGATGGTAAAAAAGAGCTGATTGCCGCCAAACTTTTTACAGGGCGAACGCATCAGATCAGAGTGCATCTCCAAGCACTCTCTCGCCACATCTTGGGCGATAGTTTATACGGCTTTAAGAGCCAAAATGGTACAATACCAAGAGTTATGTTACACGCTTATATTTTGTATCTTATGCATCCAAGAACAGGGCAATTATTGCAAATAAATGCTCCATTGTGGGATGATTTTGATGCCTATTTAAGACACCATTTCAGTAAGGAAGAGGTAGATGAAAAAATTACTTTGGATAGTATCGTTAATGGCTTTAAGCTTCATGATCAGTGGTTGCGAAAAGACGCTTGA
- a CDS encoding cell division ATP-binding protein FtsE has product MEYVIKANGLNISYGRDEPIITDASMQIKAQEFVFITGKSGSGKSTIIKSLYGELFPNRGDLNVCGIDFKNISSSKLNLLRRYLGVVFQDYKLIDEWTVEQNVMLPLIIGGFSKSVCIKQAHKLLKHVKLLHKINKYPYELSGGEQQRVAMARALAHNPVLILADEPTGNLDSYSSEVIWNLLKGAKEHLGTTVLVVTHNIPASLGIDYKHYFLEGGVLHEVN; this is encoded by the coding sequence ATGGAATATGTGATTAAAGCCAATGGCTTAAATATTAGCTATGGGCGAGATGAGCCGATCATTACAGATGCAAGTATGCAAATCAAAGCACAAGAATTTGTCTTTATTACGGGCAAAAGTGGTAGCGGAAAATCAACCATTATCAAGTCGCTTTACGGTGAGCTCTTCCCTAATCGTGGTGATCTTAACGTATGTGGCATTGATTTTAAAAATATTAGTAGTTCAAAGCTTAATCTTTTGAGACGTTATTTAGGTGTTGTTTTTCAAGACTATAAACTGATTGATGAGTGGACAGTGGAACAAAATGTCATGTTGCCTCTTATTATTGGTGGATTTTCAAAAAGTGTTTGTATCAAACAAGCGCATAAGCTTTTAAAACATGTCAAGTTGTTGCATAAAATCAATAAATACCCTTATGAACTGAGTGGTGGGGAACAACAACGTGTTGCTATGGCAAGAGCCTTGGCACACAACCCTGTCCTTATTTTAGCGGATGAGCCTACAGGAAATTTGGATAGCTATTCGAGTGAAGTGATTTGGAATTTGCTAAAAGGTGCTAAAGAGCATTTAGGTACGACTGTTTTAGTGGTAACGCATAATATCCCAGCATCTCTTGGCATTGATTATAAACACTATTTCTTAGAAGGTGGCGTTTTACATGAGGTCAATTAA
- the trmB gene encoding tRNA (guanosine(46)-N7)-methyltransferase TrmB — protein sequence MPNFHTQTLKPLSYPCTYKETTFSYEAHSKRGNKLVMASMQGEHLLIRIHQKEDGNLLVKGDKVTRPTQASFLQKVLIDFRDACEAKEIYSNIEPKNFLEVKHSPYLKEIDFFAHHFDVKGEIWIEIGFGSGRHLLHQAKKNPHIQFIGLEIHKPSIEQVLKQCELQSIENILVVDYDARLFMEFLPSNVVGRIFVHFPVPWDKKPHRRVLSAAFIEEALRVLHVKGTLELRTDSPLYFEFTFAQMMQLSRADVHVKKNAELEITSKYEDRWRKMEKDIYDVILTNEMLSASISKPDTLHFDEHVDFRKIRDVFKDELLRGEGFFVHFEELFEIDEHSGLIRLSFGANERNEKCYIEIQKGKVSYLPDAILATKSNRAAHTLIKEWFHGICD from the coding sequence ATGCCGAATTTTCATACGCAAACACTGAAACCTTTAAGCTATCCTTGTACGTACAAAGAGACCACATTTAGTTACGAAGCGCACTCTAAGAGGGGCAATAAACTAGTGATGGCCTCAATGCAAGGAGAGCATTTACTGATTCGTATTCATCAAAAAGAGGATGGGAATTTACTGGTCAAGGGTGACAAAGTTACTCGCCCAACCCAAGCCTCTTTTTTGCAAAAAGTGTTGATTGATTTTAGAGATGCATGCGAAGCCAAAGAAATTTATTCCAATATTGAACCTAAGAATTTTTTAGAAGTCAAGCATTCGCCTTACCTCAAAGAGATTGATTTTTTTGCACATCACTTTGACGTGAAAGGTGAAATTTGGATCGAAATCGGCTTTGGAAGTGGACGACACTTACTTCATCAGGCAAAGAAAAATCCACATATTCAGTTTATTGGTCTAGAAATTCATAAGCCATCCATTGAGCAAGTTTTAAAACAATGCGAACTTCAATCAATTGAAAATATTTTAGTTGTCGATTATGATGCACGCTTGTTTATGGAGTTCTTGCCCTCCAATGTGGTGGGGCGTATTTTTGTACACTTTCCTGTTCCTTGGGATAAAAAACCGCACCGCCGTGTTTTATCTGCGGCTTTCATTGAAGAGGCGTTACGTGTTTTACATGTAAAGGGTACTTTGGAGCTTCGAACCGACAGTCCACTCTATTTTGAGTTCACTTTTGCGCAGATGATGCAACTTTCCCGTGCCGATGTGCATGTGAAAAAAAATGCGGAACTTGAGATTACAAGTAAATACGAAGACCGATGGCGTAAGATGGAAAAAGATATTTACGATGTCATTTTAACCAATGAAATGCTTTCTGCATCTATTTCAAAGCCTGATACATTGCATTTTGATGAGCATGTTGATTTTAGAAAAATTCGTGATGTTTTTAAAGATGAATTGTTACGAGGAGAGGGCTTTTTTGTCCATTTTGAAGAGCTCTTTGAAATTGATGAACACAGTGGGCTCATTCGCCTCTCTTTTGGTGCAAACGAACGTAATGAAAAGTGTTATATAGAAATTCAAAAGGGTAAAGTTTCCTATCTGCCAGATGCAATTTTAGCAACGAAAAGCAACAGAGCAGCTCATACATTAATTAAAGAGTGGTTTCATGGAATATGTGATTAA
- a CDS encoding murein hydrolase activator EnvC family protein — translation MKLGLLSGVALFLPLILLAASSGNTAQKIDEKAKTLQEKMQTEKQIHGKLQDIANDIVNEEKDIEKIKDKIEELSRTINDSQEVVQQKSEYLDKLTKDTQALSSQKKGLEQKIIKIIAEDFSFYLVSDSDYLDNEDGILVDEVLQKMDTIMRKEFGKLAADYKQVNDQIYSQSQEIKTIHGEIQSSKSKKDELVALEKKRESSILALNTKKEGYKKQLDDIQKERDEIRTTLEQLKIIKVQEENKLLAEKNAAKRDKGPKTVGGEDNSIRQIGSSYQNSNVKKYVGERTIAPLDSYNVKRKFGDYVDPIYKIKIFNESVVLASSTPDATVKSVLNGKVIFAKDTASMEKVVIIENGDEIHTIYAHLSKIAPTIQVGQKIKKGYVIGRVDNDLTFEVTQKNFHIDPLELIAK, via the coding sequence ATGAAATTAGGATTGTTGAGTGGTGTGGCGCTTTTTCTGCCATTAATACTGCTGGCAGCTTCATCGGGTAATACAGCGCAAAAAATTGATGAAAAAGCAAAAACGTTGCAAGAAAAAATGCAAACTGAAAAACAAATCCACGGCAAACTCCAAGATATCGCCAACGATATTGTAAACGAAGAAAAAGATATTGAAAAAATTAAAGATAAGATTGAAGAGCTTAGTCGTACAATCAACGACTCGCAAGAAGTTGTTCAACAAAAAAGTGAATATTTGGACAAATTGACGAAAGACACTCAAGCACTTTCCTCTCAAAAAAAAGGGTTAGAACAAAAAATTATCAAAATTATTGCAGAGGATTTTTCATTTTATTTAGTTTCAGATAGTGATTATTTAGATAATGAAGATGGGATTTTAGTGGATGAAGTGCTTCAGAAAATGGACACCATTATGCGTAAGGAGTTTGGAAAATTAGCGGCAGATTATAAACAAGTCAATGACCAAATTTACTCTCAAAGCCAGGAAATCAAAACGATTCATGGTGAAATCCAAAGTTCAAAAAGTAAAAAAGATGAGCTTGTCGCACTGGAAAAAAAACGTGAAAGTTCCATCCTCGCTCTTAATACAAAAAAAGAAGGTTACAAAAAACAGTTAGATGATATTCAAAAAGAACGTGATGAAATTAGAACAACACTTGAGCAACTTAAAATTATTAAGGTTCAAGAAGAAAATAAACTTTTAGCTGAAAAAAATGCTGCAAAAAGAGACAAAGGGCCTAAAACCGTTGGTGGGGAAGACAATAGTATTAGGCAAATTGGCTCTTCCTATCAAAACAGTAACGTAAAAAAATATGTTGGAGAGCGAACCATCGCTCCGTTGGATAGTTACAATGTAAAACGTAAATTTGGCGATTATGTTGATCCTATCTATAAGATTAAAATTTTTAATGAATCTGTTGTTCTGGCATCTTCAACCCCCGATGCTACCGTTAAAAGCGTCTTAAATGGGAAAGTTATCTTTGCTAAAGATACTGCCTCTATGGAAAAAGTGGTTATTATCGAAAATGGTGATGAAATTCATACGATTTATGCGCATCTCTCAAAAATTGCACCTACGATTCAGGTAGGACAGAAAATCAAAAAAGGGTATGTCATTGGTCGTGTTGACAATGATCTTACCTTCGAAGTGACTCAGAAAAATTTTCACATTGACCCACTAGAACTGATTGCAAAGTAA
- a CDS encoding fibronectin type III domain-containing protein yields the protein MKKLLWIVSLMALSFMISGCEKTLETPKEPVVDASMPRIEGIRTLAGSTEVGFEWTPIYSSQIEGYYLYRMEGNSMKKIATIKDKYVSHYVDTKLRPNSSYSYQMSTYSADKHESALSAMASVTTTGLVANTPTVGAIDSVSFINAVSGLPACIKIIWRPHSQQNVEYYIIERNEYKSNSWDEIGKVKGRLNAEYIDKDIKDNSVYRYRVKVKTSDDVVSKPSDTVEAHSKPLPRGITGVKATSDLPKKIILTWSPSTTSDFAYYKIYRSPTSGLFYTFFGKTVNTEFEDLINDNGKTYYYRVVAVDVDGLESKQDTTVAGMTLSALNAPSVSSVKHDGSSISISWAGDDNAIKYSVTKEFEISGKTKKQNFTGIFESNFVDQDTVPGVEYKYNIIAIDKYGIASKPSDSVLITIPKGSN from the coding sequence ATGAAAAAATTACTTTGGATAGTATCGTTAATGGCTTTAAGCTTCATGATCAGTGGTTGCGAAAAGACGCTTGAAACACCTAAAGAGCCCGTTGTTGATGCTTCTATGCCCAGAATAGAAGGCATTCGTACCTTGGCAGGTTCTACAGAAGTTGGTTTTGAATGGACGCCAATCTACAGTTCACAAATCGAAGGGTACTACTTATACCGAATGGAAGGCAATAGTATGAAAAAGATTGCCACCATTAAAGACAAATACGTATCACACTATGTGGATACGAAACTAAGACCCAACTCAAGCTATAGCTATCAGATGAGTACCTATTCTGCGGACAAACATGAATCTGCGTTAAGTGCTATGGCAAGCGTAACAACAACAGGACTTGTCGCTAACACTCCAACCGTAGGTGCCATTGATTCTGTTTCATTTATCAATGCGGTCTCAGGATTGCCTGCGTGTATTAAAATTATTTGGAGACCACATTCACAGCAGAATGTAGAATATTACATCATTGAACGTAACGAATATAAGTCTAATTCATGGGATGAGATTGGCAAAGTTAAAGGTAGATTAAATGCCGAATATATCGACAAAGATATTAAAGATAATTCTGTTTACCGTTACCGTGTTAAAGTAAAGACCTCTGATGATGTTGTCTCAAAACCAAGTGATACCGTTGAAGCACATTCAAAACCTCTACCTCGTGGCATTACAGGTGTTAAAGCAACGTCAGATTTACCTAAAAAAATTATTTTGACATGGAGTCCATCAACGACAAGTGATTTTGCTTATTATAAAATCTATCGTTCTCCAACATCAGGTCTGTTCTATACTTTTTTTGGCAAAACAGTCAATACCGAGTTTGAAGATTTAATCAACGATAACGGTAAAACCTATTACTACAGAGTTGTAGCTGTCGATGTTGATGGTCTTGAATCAAAGCAAGATACAACGGTTGCTGGTATGACACTCTCAGCACTGAATGCTCCTTCTGTCAGTTCGGTAAAACATGATGGTAGTTCTATTTCCATTTCATGGGCGGGGGATGATAATGCAATCAAATACAGTGTTACCAAAGAATTTGAGATCTCTGGCAAAACAAAAAAACAGAATTTTACAGGTATCTTTGAGAGCAATTTTGTTGACCAAGACACCGTTCCTGGTGTAGAGTACAAATATAATATTATTGCAATTGATAAATATGGTATTGCTTCTAAACCTTCGGATAGTGTGCTTATTACGATTCCAAAGGGATCAAATTAA
- a CDS encoding DNA-directed RNA polymerase subunit omega produces the protein MERTEEITARALLLVGQDRYKLVMMVSKRAEQLSNGAEPLIKADKNKQKFTDIALLEIAEGKVRLESITDC, from the coding sequence ATGGAAAGAACAGAAGAAATTACAGCAAGAGCTTTATTGCTTGTCGGTCAAGATCGTTATAAATTAGTCATGATGGTTTCTAAAAGAGCAGAGCAACTTTCAAATGGTGCAGAGCCTTTGATTAAAGCGGATAAAAACAAACAAAAGTTTACAGACATTGCTCTTCTTGAAATTGCAGAAGGCAAAGTTAGATTAGAATCTATTACTGACTGTTAA
- a CDS encoding RelA/SpoT family protein produces MEELLEIVKECKSSEKAVELLYKYIKPTPNIEKAVTFTMTKHKGQYRKSGEEYVVHPILVCVFVAYLGGDEPMIVAGLLHDVVEDTSCSSEDIKVMFGEEVGHLVDGLTKIVEIRDVELIPSYSNDKLVASALTFRKMLIASIRDVRVLVVKLCDRLHNMLTLAALDPVKQRRIAEETLVVYAPIAHRLGISSIKNLLEDFSFFYVMPNEYTKIDGYITEHGQQLQLRLNHFISKIKNHMLKEGFIESDFTIQKRVKHYYSIYLKMQRKGVSIEEVLDLLAIRIIVRTPIDCYRALGIVHQHFKPLISRFKDYIAIPKENGYQTIHTTVFDDKSIVEAQIRTYDMNKTAEYGVAAHWKYKSGGLNPKLDWLNELNNQNEEIENIEDFYAIAKDNLYTEDIAVFSPKGDIFTLPRGATVLDFAYEVHTEVGTYADEAYVNKQKVPLLSELKNGDIVRIVTSKEPKYRCSWINSVKTGKAKSTIQSNCRQKIKEINHKVAIKILAYTFGVAESKVEAWVEQEHAMKKIFKISTDSIYLQDVANTLKLYAMQDTMLFPLLKKDRYHIKKQKFENIVIYSNHHISNVYFDYCCHPKRGDDIVGFKKGNDVFVHHKLCERAATLMEENEPMVFVKWTREAPDRYKLIVSLENKKGSLASFLAYLAKMQINLVTIELGKGEDEGHADYFEMILELPDKNVNAVRDNLKGKYRVIEFISVNDAYK; encoded by the coding sequence TTGGAAGAGTTACTTGAAATTGTCAAAGAGTGTAAAAGCTCTGAAAAAGCGGTAGAACTCTTATATAAGTATATAAAGCCAACGCCCAACATTGAGAAAGCAGTTACGTTTACGATGACTAAACATAAAGGGCAATATCGTAAAAGTGGCGAAGAGTATGTTGTTCATCCTATCTTAGTGTGCGTTTTTGTCGCATACTTGGGTGGCGATGAGCCGATGATTGTAGCAGGTTTGCTGCACGATGTCGTTGAAGATACTTCATGCTCTTCTGAAGATATTAAGGTAATGTTTGGTGAGGAAGTTGGACATTTAGTAGATGGTTTAACTAAAATTGTTGAAATACGTGATGTTGAATTGATACCTTCGTACTCCAATGACAAACTGGTTGCTTCTGCTCTAACGTTTCGAAAGATGCTTATTGCCTCTATTCGTGATGTGCGTGTATTAGTCGTGAAATTATGTGATAGACTTCATAATATGCTTACGCTTGCTGCACTTGATCCTGTTAAGCAACGTCGTATTGCAGAAGAGACATTAGTGGTTTATGCACCTATTGCACACCGTCTGGGTATCTCTTCCATTAAAAATCTTTTGGAAGATTTTAGTTTCTTCTATGTTATGCCCAATGAGTACACTAAAATTGATGGCTATATTACAGAGCATGGGCAACAACTTCAACTTCGCCTCAATCATTTTATCTCCAAAATTAAAAATCATATGCTCAAAGAAGGATTTATTGAGAGCGATTTTACGATTCAAAAGCGTGTTAAACACTATTATTCCATTTATCTTAAAATGCAGCGTAAAGGTGTCAGCATTGAAGAAGTTTTGGATCTTTTAGCCATTCGTATTATTGTGCGAACTCCCATTGATTGCTACCGTGCCCTTGGTATTGTTCATCAACATTTTAAGCCGTTAATATCACGTTTTAAAGATTATATCGCGATACCGAAAGAAAATGGTTATCAGACAATTCATACAACGGTATTTGATGATAAGTCCATTGTTGAAGCGCAAATCCGAACCTATGATATGAATAAAACAGCAGAATATGGTGTGGCAGCACATTGGAAATATAAATCAGGAGGTCTTAATCCTAAACTGGATTGGCTCAATGAACTCAATAACCAAAATGAAGAGATTGAAAATATTGAAGATTTTTATGCCATTGCCAAAGATAATCTTTATACTGAAGATATAGCGGTTTTTTCTCCCAAAGGAGATATCTTTACGCTTCCTCGTGGGGCGACAGTGCTAGATTTTGCTTATGAAGTTCATACTGAAGTTGGTACATATGCGGATGAGGCGTATGTTAATAAACAAAAAGTACCACTTTTAAGTGAACTCAAAAATGGTGACATTGTTCGTATTGTAACCTCAAAAGAGCCAAAATATCGTTGTAGCTGGATCAATAGTGTTAAAACAGGTAAAGCAAAAAGTACGATTCAATCGAATTGCCGTCAAAAAATCAAAGAGATTAACCACAAAGTAGCGATCAAAATCCTTGCCTATACTTTTGGAGTTGCTGAAAGTAAAGTTGAAGCATGGGTGGAACAAGAACATGCTATGAAAAAGATTTTTAAAATTTCTACAGATTCTATTTATTTACAAGATGTGGCTAATACATTAAAACTCTATGCTATGCAAGATACGATGCTGTTTCCTTTACTCAAAAAAGATCGTTATCACATCAAAAAGCAGAAGTTTGAAAATATCGTCATCTACTCAAATCATCATATTTCTAACGTCTATTTTGACTACTGTTGTCATCCTAAACGAGGGGATGATATTGTAGGTTTTAAAAAAGGCAATGATGTTTTTGTGCATCATAAGTTGTGTGAACGTGCAGCGACTTTGATGGAAGAAAATGAGCCTATGGTATTTGTGAAATGGACGAGAGAAGCGCCCGATCGTTACAAATTGATTGTAAGTCTTGAAAACAAGAAAGGTTCTTTAGCCTCATTTTTAGCTTATTTGGCTAAAATGCAGATCAATCTGGTGACGATAGAACTCGGCAAGGGTGAAGATGAAGGTCATGCAGACTATTTTGAGATGATTTTGGAATTGCCTGATAAAAATGTGAATGCAGTACGGGATAATCTCAAAGGAAAATACCGAGTGATTGAATTTATTTCAGTCAATGATGCCTATAAATAA
- the tyrS gene encoding tyrosine--tRNA ligase produces the protein MRIQNALKEIKRGISEIIDEERVVTLLKNYFEKGETFLVKAGFDPTAPDLHLGHTVLLQKMALLQKFGAIVQFLIGDFTGMIGDPTGKNETRKKLTREVVLANAQSYKEQVFKILDPEKTVVLFNSEWIEALGASGLVELTTTFNVARMLEREDFEKRYKSQTPISISEFIYPLLQGYDSVAMKSDIEMGGTDQKFNLLMGRHLQRAYNIGKEQAVIMMPLLEGLDGVNKMSKSLGNYIGVTDAPSDMFGKMLSISDDLMWRYYELLSTKSLEEIEALKKDVAAGTIHPKHAKEMIAAEMVERYHGKAEALEAQAEFDRVHSQNEIPTDIETFTCKESPIWIAKALVDCGLEISTSQARRDIKQGAVKLDQDKVDDEQLQLECGEYILQVGKRKFARLKVQ, from the coding sequence ATGCGGATTCAAAATGCGCTCAAAGAGATCAAAAGAGGGATTAGTGAGATTATTGATGAAGAGCGTGTTGTTACATTACTCAAAAATTATTTTGAAAAAGGTGAAACTTTTTTAGTGAAAGCGGGATTTGATCCCACAGCACCAGACCTTCACTTAGGGCATACAGTGCTTCTTCAAAAAATGGCACTCCTTCAAAAATTTGGAGCTATTGTTCAGTTTTTGATTGGTGATTTTACAGGTATGATTGGTGATCCAACGGGCAAAAATGAGACACGTAAAAAATTGACACGTGAAGTTGTTTTAGCCAATGCGCAAAGCTATAAAGAACAAGTCTTCAAAATCTTAGACCCTGAAAAAACAGTGGTTCTCTTTAACTCCGAGTGGATTGAGGCTTTAGGTGCATCAGGTTTGGTGGAACTTACAACAACATTTAATGTGGCACGTATGCTTGAGCGTGAAGATTTTGAAAAACGCTATAAATCTCAAACACCTATTTCGATTAGCGAATTTATATACCCATTGCTTCAAGGCTACGATAGTGTTGCAATGAAAAGTGATATTGAAATGGGTGGTACCGATCAGAAGTTCAATCTTTTAATGGGGCGTCATTTACAACGTGCCTATAACATCGGCAAAGAGCAAGCCGTCATTATGATGCCGTTACTCGAAGGCTTAGATGGCGTTAATAAAATGAGTAAATCTTTAGGCAATTATATTGGTGTTACAGATGCACCATCGGATATGTTTGGTAAGATGCTTAGTATTTCTGATGATTTGATGTGGCGTTATTATGAGCTTTTAAGCACGAAAAGTCTTGAAGAAATTGAAGCTCTTAAGAAGGATGTTGCCGCAGGTACTATCCATCCCAAACATGCAAAAGAGATGATTGCTGCAGAAATGGTTGAGCGTTATCATGGCAAAGCTGAAGCACTTGAAGCTCAAGCTGAGTTTGATCGTGTCCATTCTCAAAATGAGATTCCAACAGACATTGAAACCTTTACATGTAAAGAATCTCCTATTTGGATCGCCAAAGCTTTGGTTGATTGTGGACTTGAAATTTCAACTTCACAAGCTAGACGTGATATTAAGCAAGGAGCAGTAAAGCTTGATCAAGACAAAGTGGATGATGAACAGCTACAATTGGAATGTGGAGAGTATATTCTCCAAGTCGGTAAGCGAAAATTTGCTCGATTAAAGGTGCAGTAA
- the pyrH gene encoding UMP kinase: protein MEKRKRVLVKFSGEALAGDNGFGIDTTILKYIADEIKSLVIHNIEIGIVIGGGNIIRGVSAAKDGIIKRTSGDYMGMLSTVINSIAMQEALEHVGMEVRVQSAIKMEAICETFIVRRAQRHFEKGRIVIFAAGTGNPFFTTDTAATLRAIEIGADMIIKATKVDGVYDRDPKKFPDAQKLAELTYDRAMDDNIKVMDDTSIALAKDNNLPIVICNMFAKGNLQKIIEGNLSCCSIVRNK, encoded by the coding sequence ATGGAGAAGAGAAAAAGAGTTTTAGTTAAGTTCTCTGGTGAAGCACTTGCAGGTGATAATGGATTTGGTATTGACACGACTATTTTAAAATATATTGCTGATGAGATTAAATCATTGGTGATACATAACATTGAAATTGGTATCGTTATTGGCGGAGGCAACATCATTCGAGGTGTGAGCGCTGCAAAAGATGGTATTATCAAACGTACGAGTGGTGATTATATGGGAATGCTGTCAACCGTGATTAATAGCATTGCAATGCAAGAGGCGCTTGAACATGTTGGAATGGAAGTGAGAGTTCAAAGTGCGATTAAAATGGAAGCCATTTGTGAGACGTTTATCGTCAGACGAGCACAACGTCATTTTGAAAAAGGGCGTATTGTAATTTTTGCTGCAGGCACAGGCAACCCTTTCTTTACAACTGATACTGCGGCAACACTACGTGCGATTGAAATTGGCGCAGATATGATTATCAAAGCAACAAAGGTCGATGGTGTATATGATAGAGATCCTAAGAAATTTCCTGATGCACAAAAATTAGCTGAACTGACTTATGATAGAGCCATGGATGATAATATTAAAGTCATGGACGATACGTCCATTGCGCTTGCAAAAGACAACAATCTCCCGATTGTCATTTGTAATATGTTTGCAAAAGGAAATTTACAAAAAATTATAGAAGGCAACTTATCGTGTTGCTCAATCGTTAGAAATAAATAA